Within the Desulfatiglans sp. genome, the region GGTGATGTACTGCTGCATGTCTCCTGCGAGAGGGAAGATGAGAATGAGGTGGAGCTCAAATTCAGCATCACCGATTCCGGTATAGGCATATCCGAAGAGGAGAGAGCAAAGCTTTTTCAATCCTTTCATCAGGTGGATGCCTCTACTACCAGAAGATATGGAGGCACAGGGCTTGGACTTGTGATATCCAAAAAGCTTGTGGAACTGATGAAGGGGGAGATAGGGGTTGAAAGCGTGAAAGGAGAGGGTTCAACCTTCTGGTTCACCACGGTAATGGAAAAGCAAAAGGGGGTTGTTGAGACTACTCTTGTGCCACCTGAAAATATCAAGGGCAAGAGGTTTCTTGTTGTTGATGATAATAAAACCAATCTTATTATTGTTCAGCGCTATCTTGAGGCATGGGGCTTTGTATGTGACACTGCCTGGAACGGTGAAATGGGGCTTATACTCATGATGGCCGGAGTCAAAGCAAATGCCCCCTATGATTGCGTGATATCTGACATGCAGATGCCTCACATGGACGGTATAGAATTGGGCCGGAAAATAAAGGCAGACCCTGCACTTAAGTCCACCATTATGATCATGTTATCTTCAAGAGGTATGAGGGGTGATTCTGCAGAGGTGAGGGATGTGGGTTATACTGCCTATCTTACAAAACCAATAAGACGCAGCCAGTTGTTCGACTGTATCGTAATGGCCTTTAGCCAGAAACATGGAAAGAAAGCAGAAGATAAAACAATCATAACTCGGCATACAATAACTGATGCCCGGAAGCAGAATATTAAAATACTTATAGCTGAAGACAATATTATCAACCAGAAGCTGGCTTTAAAACTCCTTGAGAAATTCGGATACAAGGCTGATGCTGTTGCAAACGGTGAAGAGGCGGTCAGGCTGTTGAGTATGATCCCATATAACCTGGTGCTTATGGATGTCCAGATGCCCGTTATGGACGGCCTTGAGGCAACAAGGATAATAAGAAACCCTGAGTCGCATGTCATCAACCATTCTGTCCCGGTTATAGCCATGACCGCACATGCAATGGCAGGGGACAGAAAGATCTGCCTGGATGCGGGTATGGATGATTATGTTACAAAACCGGTTAATCCTGACCTTCTGCTGGAAAAGATAAATAGCTACCTGAGATTAAAGGAAGAGAAAGTATAATTCTGCGAAGGGGATTAGAATTTTCCGATATGCCGTTTAAATGGAAGAGTCTTCACCGCGGATTACGCTAAGTTCGCAGAGATTAATATTGAAAAAATACTTCTCCGCGTTCTTTGCGCTCTTTGCGGTGAATAGTATTTTGGGACTTTCTGTATCCCGAAATACCTTTGAAGAGCTGCATTATGCATGATTTATAAATTTGTTGCACGGTATTTTGATGTAAGCGATACCTCCAGAAAATATATCGGTTTATTGACCCTGCTGAAATTCAATGGAAAATGAAAGACACCAGGCGGCACCACCACTATTGTCGGGCCTGTGATCGAATATCTTTCCTTTTCCTTGCCAAAGCAGAACTCTACCTCTGCATCAAACTGGTTCATATCCATTGGATTTGACCCGAAAAAGAGATAGAACTCTGTAAAATTATGCTTGTGGGTAACATCATTGTACATATAGGGTTTTCTCACTACTGTTAAATCCATATTGAGTTTTGCGCCGACAGGCAGGATATGTTCAGGCACGGTGTTTAAACTTATGACCTCACCGCCCCACTTGTTATATCTCACAACACCCTTTGTAAAATACCTGTTATAATCCGGTTCATCTGTGCGTACTTCAAGCAGGTCTTCCCCCAGATCAACACCTGAATACCCTTTTGTCAAAAAGGCCTCAAGGCAGTATATGGGTTTATTGATCTTCGCATATTCAAGGGGGCAGTGATAGACACCAGGCGCCGCAGTGACGATTGTTGGAGAGGTTATAATATGTTTTTCCCGCTCAGGACCAAAGGTATAATGAACCTCTGCATCAAACTGGTTCATATCCATGGGGTTTGACCCGAAAAAGTAAAAGTACTCTGTAAAGAGGTGTTTATGCACCGGCTCATGAAACATGTAGGGCCTCCTGACCGCTGTTACCCCGAGTGTCATCCTTGCATCAGAAGGGATAATATCACTCTTGATTGAACCCAGCCCGATCATCTGGCCACCCCACTCCTCCTTCATTGCGCCACGGACTACTTCCCTGAAAAAATATTTTTCATACACATTTTGCTCTGTCTGCTTTTCCATTTTTCACCCCTTTTTTATCATGATCATAAGTTCTTGACATAAAACAGGCTGACTCATATTGTTCATTCTACATATTGTTCAGGATTTTAAAAGGAAATTATGGCCCCATATGCATGAGCAAAGTATAGTAACATATCTATTGTCAGAGGCCCTTTCAAATGCCGGGAAGGAAAATGCCCATAAAATCTTAAGCATTAAGCTTACTGTGGGAGAGCTGACCGGCATAGAAAAGGATTCGGTTATCTTTTATTTCGGGTTCCTTTCAAAAAATACCATTGCAGAGGGCGCCACCCTTGAATTTGAGTATACAAAGGCACAGTTGAGATGCAGGGAGTGTGATATCATTTTTTCTAAGGATAAGGCTGATTTCATCTGCCCGCAGTGTAATAAAAAGGTGGTTGAGATTGTTGGCGGAAGAGAGCTATACATAGAGAGCATGGAGGTCATCTGATTGGACAAAAGGCAAATAACCATAAAAAAGGATATC harbors:
- the hypA gene encoding hydrogenase maturation nickel metallochaperone HypA, coding for MHEQSIVTYLLSEALSNAGKENAHKILSIKLTVGELTGIEKDSVIFYFGFLSKNTIAEGATLEFEYTKAQLRCRECDIIFSKDKADFICPQCNKKVVEIVGGRELYIESMEVI